ACCTTTGATCAAGACTCCCAGGGTGAGCGACAAGGGGCTGACGCCATGAGGCTGCCAGGCCTCGGGATGGGCCAGCAGGTATGGCCACCCGTGGAGTCCGACCCGGCTTATGGCGGGGCCGTGGTTGGCGGATATCTCCCGCACGCCGGGGGCGTACAGGACAAGCTCGCCGCCGTCGGCCACCGTGTCGTCGCCCCGAAATACGCCCTTGGCGCCGGTCCAAAGCTCGGGATACATCCACGTGCCGTCGGGCATGCGCGGCGTGGCGGCCACCGCGCGCGAAACACGGCGAGTGGTGTAACGGATGTTGACGTCGGCACTCAACGCCGCCGCCGCGCGGGTGACCTCGCGCCACCCGTCGGGCTGCACGAATACGCCGCGCGTGGACCCCGAGGCGTCGTCGACCACCAGGGCAATGGTGGTGAGGGGAACCGGAACTTTGCTGGTCATGTCGTCGATCAGCTCACGCACGGGGTTGTCGAGCACGCCCTGAATGGCCCGCGCGCCGCGCAGGCTGCCGATGGTGTGGAGGAGATTGATCATCTCGGGACCCGAGACGCCGGGAAAGATCTGCTTGGCGCCTCCCGCGAATCCCGCGCCCTCGTGCGGCTGGACGCGCGTGATCAGGATCACGCGGTCATAGTCGAGCAGCCGGCGGTTGATCCGCACCGGCATGTCGCGGTCGAACCCCAGCCCGGGCGCGAGGTCCCCGTAGACGCCGAATCGCGCCTGCTGCTCGGCCAGCGGCACGGAACCGATTTCGACCAGGGCGTCGGGGCGCGCCCATTCGTGGTCGTGGATGGGGACTGAGGGATAGGCGTCGGCGCCGAAGACCCACCGCCGCTTGGCGGCTTCGGGCATCGACGCGTGGGTGCCCTGCGCGATCATGACGTCCACCGAGGCGGCGCGCCCCTGGAGCGCCTGCCAGACAGCCTTGAACGTCTGGCTAACCGGAACCTTGCGAGTGTCGTCGGGCGCCAGCACCAGCACGCGGGACGCATCGAGCGGGAGCTCGGACAGCGCATCGGCGATCACGGCCGCGGCGTCTGGGGCCGTGACGGCGGGCGACGCCTCGGCCTGGAGCACCTGGGATCGGACGTTCATGCGTCTCGGGAGGCCAGCGCCTCGGCCTGAGCCACCATGTCGCCCAATATTGCCACTCCACCGGACCAGAAGCCTGGGTCGTTGAGATCGATGCCCATTGGGCGGACCAGTGCCTCGGGCGAGACCGAGCCACCGCGGCTCAGCATCTCGGTATATGCCGGCGCGAAGGCGTCGCCCCGCGCGTCATAGACC
The genomic region above belongs to Chloroflexota bacterium and contains:
- a CDS encoding lactate racemase domain-containing protein, with product MNVRSQVLQAEASPAVTAPDAAAVIADALSELPLDASRVLVLAPDDTRKVPVSQTFKAVWQALQGRAASVDVMIAQGTHASMPEAAKRRWVFGADAYPSVPIHDHEWARPDALVEIGSVPLAEQQARFGVYGDLAPGLGFDRDMPVRINRRLLDYDRVILITRVQPHEGAGFAGGAKQIFPGVSGPEMINLLHTIGSLRGARAIQGVLDNPVRELIDDMTSKVPVPLTTIALVVDDASGSTRGVFVQPDGWREVTRAAAALSADVNIRYTTRRVSRAVAATPRMPDGTWMYPELWTGAKGVFRGDDTVADGGELVLYAPGVREISANHGPAISRVGLHGWPYLLAHPEAWQPHGVSPLSLTLGVLIKGDAPMIDGRETPRIDVRLATAIPPDECRALDVGYEDPDQVAREIEAAPADVIDDDRLVMHNAGGILWRYRSPNGQTGP